Proteins from a genomic interval of Streptomyces sp. TLI_235:
- a CDS encoding signal transduction histidine kinase (manually curated) encodes MGPGALWVLGKSRTRGLQMTYRQQRDAIPRPRQASPSTAVLLVAGCAAVSVLALVSLAAAGSAFVLTAAAMSLLRPSHRNRGGCRTCREQATRSAAAERARLARGLHDSLGKTVDGIALAAEALARTVCHDRPDLADHAGQIAAAAGQASREARQLMTGLRDTSAGHYEPLQDAVERMAHRWAALAPTRWTVQVAVAGLDAQIDSNVRHELLLIVDEALANTARHAEATRVRVSVAVDGHLIAVTVRDDGRGFDSASVPSDRPGRARYGLIGMRERAELLGGTLCIGHGRQGGTELRVLLPLAGPPGQAEPGARAACCP; translated from the coding sequence ATGGGTCCAGGGGCCCTGTGGGTACTCGGAAAGTCCCGCACGAGAGGCCTGCAGATGACCTACCGTCAGCAGAGGGATGCCATCCCCAGACCTCGCCAGGCCTCCCCGTCCACCGCGGTCCTCCTCGTCGCCGGTTGCGCAGCCGTGAGTGTGCTGGCCCTGGTGTCCCTGGCTGCCGCGGGATCCGCCTTCGTCCTGACGGCTGCTGCGATGTCCCTGCTCCGCCCGTCCCACCGCAACCGGGGCGGCTGCCGGACCTGCCGCGAACAAGCAACGCGTTCCGCGGCTGCGGAACGCGCCAGACTGGCCCGCGGTCTACACGATTCCTTGGGCAAGACTGTCGACGGCATCGCTCTTGCTGCCGAAGCTCTTGCCCGCACGGTCTGCCATGACCGTCCGGATCTGGCAGACCACGCAGGGCAGATAGCCGCCGCCGCCGGCCAGGCATCCAGGGAAGCCAGGCAGTTGATGACAGGCCTGCGCGACACCTCCGCCGGGCATTACGAACCGCTTCAGGACGCCGTCGAACGCATGGCCCACAGGTGGGCGGCACTGGCGCCGACCCGCTGGACCGTCCAGGTGGCGGTCGCAGGGCTCGACGCCCAGATCGACAGCAACGTGCGCCACGAACTGCTCCTCATCGTCGACGAGGCACTGGCCAACACGGCCAGACATGCGGAGGCCACTCGTGTGCGGGTGAGCGTCGCGGTCGACGGCCACCTCATAGCGGTGACCGTGCGTGACGACGGCCGGGGATTCGATTCCGCATCTGTGCCCTCGGACCGGCCGGGCAGGGCCCGCTACGGACTGATCGGCATGCGCGAGCGCGCCGAACTGCTGGGCGGCACCCTGTGCATCGGACACGGGAGGCAGGGCGGCACCGAACTGCGCGTGCTCCTCCCACTCGCCGGCCCTCCCGGTCAGGCGGAGCCTGGCGCCCGCGCGGCCTGCTGCCCGTGA
- a CDS encoding tetratricopeptide repeat protein, whose translation MGSNAPAAAFVGRSTDLAVLRQLVRDVSAGRGGTVWVEGEPGIGKSSFVAAALSDATAAGCQVAWAEADELGLRSPLRVMLDCLGIRPHSPDERRARIARLLYAGPDVGVFGGVDPVRAVLERLLSLVDELCADGPLIMVIDDVQWADEPSLIAWHRLNQTVEQLPLLLVAASRPLPQRDAVAQLRHSVLSGNGVRIPLGPLAQEDVSQLVAELAGAPPGPRLRRLAAGAAGNPLYLVELLDALSDEGSVVISEKAELAAGVPDRLPQSLAAVITTRLSFLPRSLLEMLGAAALLGQEFAVMDLAALLGVPVSALLSGLRQADAAAVVTASDAGLRFRHPLIRQVLYDGLPTALRTALHRQAAQVLAESGADGERVMEQLLAAAPTVDRWSLDWVASHAETLTHQVPVLAAELLRLLVEQNAGMGTEQHEVVVSALAGALFRQGQHDEAEKLVRGLLAHSPGTERAAELRWLLARMLFGAGRNEQARSVIAQALRGERLSAGWRGRFQALSAMFLRADAGDLQGAELAAREALQTAEAAQDRFGIGYSLCVLWLVDSVRRDHLGALATAQRAIAVLGDDPEFVDLRAWARENQVFTLQNLDRMADAEAILREAHAEAAHSGEPAKATLHIGSAVHDFWAGRWDDALASLDSIPTQGPEATYFGLRERGPMLLHHGVTALIAGHRDNRELARRYLDAGLALPVRTVSDWENRDFLIVAQALEAERDGAPERALDLLSQILEFRQGQMNVVHQWLPDLVRLAMDLGEETLARKASAICGAEAAREAVPARAVFAERRCRALIHRDPAPVLEAAEHYAAVGRPFERALAMEDAAVLLALQGHGTEARTALTQAVSAYTDMGAVWDVRRADARVRPFGVRRGVRGPRPRASFGWASLSPTELRVARLVAEGKSNPQIAGNLLLSRRTVQTHVSHILAKLGAHSRVEIATEALHHPEPGGADAVALSVRMTETG comes from the coding sequence ATGGGATCGAACGCTCCAGCGGCGGCCTTCGTCGGGCGGAGCACGGACCTGGCCGTGCTCCGGCAGCTGGTGCGGGACGTGTCCGCCGGCCGTGGCGGGACCGTATGGGTCGAGGGCGAGCCGGGGATCGGCAAGTCCTCCTTCGTCGCGGCGGCGCTCTCGGACGCAACAGCCGCCGGCTGCCAGGTGGCATGGGCAGAGGCGGATGAGCTGGGTCTGCGCTCCCCGTTGCGGGTGATGCTGGATTGCCTGGGAATCCGCCCCCACTCCCCTGACGAGCGGCGTGCACGAATCGCCCGGCTGTTGTACGCCGGTCCGGACGTTGGGGTATTCGGCGGTGTCGATCCCGTGCGCGCAGTGCTGGAACGGCTGCTGTCCCTGGTCGACGAGTTGTGCGCCGACGGTCCGCTGATCATGGTGATCGACGATGTCCAGTGGGCCGACGAGCCCAGCCTCATCGCCTGGCATCGTCTCAACCAGACCGTCGAACAGCTACCACTGCTCCTGGTCGCCGCATCGCGGCCCCTGCCGCAGCGGGACGCGGTGGCCCAGCTGAGGCACAGCGTGCTGTCGGGTAACGGGGTGCGGATCCCGCTCGGCCCGCTCGCGCAGGAAGACGTGTCCCAGCTGGTTGCCGAGCTGGCCGGGGCTCCGCCCGGTCCCAGGCTGAGGCGTCTCGCCGCAGGAGCTGCGGGGAACCCGCTGTACCTGGTCGAGCTGCTCGACGCGCTTTCGGACGAGGGCTCTGTGGTGATTTCCGAGAAGGCGGAGCTGGCAGCCGGCGTGCCAGACCGACTGCCGCAATCCCTGGCAGCTGTGATCACCACCCGGTTGAGCTTCCTCCCCCGGTCGTTGCTGGAGATGCTGGGGGCAGCCGCGCTGCTGGGCCAGGAGTTCGCCGTCATGGATCTGGCCGCGCTGTTGGGCGTCCCGGTCTCCGCACTGCTGAGCGGGCTGCGGCAGGCCGATGCCGCGGCGGTGGTCACAGCGTCCGACGCGGGCCTTCGGTTTCGCCACCCCCTGATCCGACAGGTGCTCTACGACGGTTTGCCGACGGCCCTGCGAACAGCCCTGCACCGTCAGGCGGCCCAAGTGCTGGCGGAATCCGGGGCGGACGGCGAACGGGTGATGGAGCAACTGCTCGCCGCCGCGCCGACGGTGGACCGGTGGTCCCTCGACTGGGTTGCCTCGCATGCGGAGACGCTGACGCACCAGGTCCCGGTGCTCGCAGCAGAACTGCTGCGACTGCTCGTGGAACAGAACGCAGGCATGGGCACGGAGCAGCACGAGGTCGTGGTGTCCGCCCTCGCCGGGGCGCTGTTCCGGCAGGGACAGCATGACGAGGCGGAGAAACTCGTCCGGGGGCTTCTTGCCCACTCGCCCGGCACCGAACGGGCCGCCGAGCTGCGCTGGCTGCTGGCCCGCATGCTGTTCGGCGCGGGCCGCAACGAGCAGGCGCGTTCCGTGATCGCCCAGGCGCTTCGGGGGGAGCGTCTGTCAGCGGGCTGGCGCGGCCGCTTCCAGGCACTGTCCGCGATGTTTCTGCGGGCAGACGCAGGAGATCTCCAGGGAGCCGAACTCGCTGCCCGGGAGGCGCTGCAGACCGCAGAGGCCGCACAGGACCGCTTCGGGATCGGCTATTCCCTGTGTGTGCTGTGGCTCGTCGACTCGGTGCGGCGCGACCACCTCGGGGCCCTGGCGACGGCGCAGCGTGCAATTGCGGTGCTCGGCGACGACCCGGAGTTCGTGGACTTGCGGGCCTGGGCCCGGGAGAACCAGGTGTTCACCCTCCAGAACCTCGACCGCATGGCGGACGCCGAGGCAATCCTCCGGGAGGCCCACGCCGAGGCCGCGCACAGCGGCGAGCCTGCGAAAGCGACCCTGCACATCGGATCGGCGGTGCACGACTTCTGGGCGGGCCGGTGGGACGACGCGTTGGCCTCACTCGACTCGATCCCCACGCAAGGGCCCGAGGCCACGTACTTCGGGCTGCGTGAACGAGGGCCGATGCTGCTGCACCACGGGGTAACTGCCTTGATCGCGGGGCATCGCGACAACCGCGAACTCGCGCGCAGGTATCTGGATGCGGGCCTGGCGCTGCCGGTACGCACTGTCTCCGACTGGGAGAACCGCGACTTTCTGATCGTCGCGCAGGCCTTGGAGGCAGAGCGCGACGGCGCGCCGGAGCGGGCGCTGGATCTGTTGTCCCAGATCCTGGAGTTCCGCCAGGGGCAGATGAACGTGGTGCACCAGTGGCTGCCCGACCTGGTCCGGTTGGCGATGGACCTCGGGGAGGAGACGCTGGCGCGCAAAGCAAGCGCGATCTGCGGGGCCGAGGCCGCGAGGGAAGCAGTGCCTGCGAGGGCTGTCTTTGCCGAACGGCGTTGTCGCGCGTTGATCCACCGTGATCCGGCGCCGGTCTTGGAAGCGGCGGAGCACTACGCGGCCGTGGGCCGGCCCTTCGAACGGGCCCTGGCGATGGAGGATGCGGCCGTCCTGCTGGCCCTCCAGGGGCATGGCACGGAGGCGAGGACGGCGCTCACACAGGCCGTCTCGGCGTACACGGACATGGGGGCGGTCTGGGATGTGCGCCGGGCGGATGCACGGGTCCGCCCGTTCGGGGTCCGGCGCGGGGTCCGCGGTCCACGTCCGCGGGCGTCCTTCGGGTGGGCTTCCCTGTCGCCGACCGAACTGCGGGTGGCCCGATTGGTCGCCGAGGGCAAGTCCAACCCGCAAATCGCCGGGAACCTACTGCTGTCCCGCCGAACCGTGCAGACCCACGTCTCGCACATCCTGGCCAAGCTCGGCGCCCACTCACGCGTGGAGATCGCCACCGAGGCGTTGCACCACCCCGAACCCGGGGGTGCTGACGCAGTGGCGTTGTCCGTCCGGATGACCGAGACGGGCTGA